The Phormidium ambiguum IAM M-71 genome window below encodes:
- a CDS encoding vWA domain-containing protein has translation MKVGLQPLLNDGNLDATQSTSQRQLEISVSAIPGEFVENVPLNLCLILDHSGSMSGRPLETVKQAAGQLVDKLKSGDRLSVVIFDHRAKVLIANQLIEDPQKIKRQINQLKADGGTAIDEGLRLGIEEMAKGKKDAISQAFLLTDGENEHGSNEKCLKLSQLAAGYKMTLNSLGFGVHWNQDVLEKIADAGGGALSYIEQPEQAADAFGRLFNRIQSVGLTNAYLLFSFMPKVRLAELKPIAQVFPDTIELPVQPEGDKFSVRLGDLMTAQQRVILANLYIGQMLEGQQTLANLQIRYDDPVQGKEGLLSPVFPVTGNFVQNYQPNLNPQVQKSILALAKYRQTQIAETKLQQGDRTGAATMLQTAAKTALQMGDKGAATVLQTSATRLQEGQELSEADRKKTRIVSKTILQNDP, from the coding sequence ATGAAAGTTGGTTTGCAACCCCTGTTAAATGATGGCAATTTGGATGCGACTCAATCTACGAGTCAACGTCAATTGGAGATTTCGGTTTCAGCAATTCCAGGTGAATTTGTCGAAAATGTGCCGCTGAATTTGTGCCTGATTTTGGATCATTCTGGTTCAATGAGTGGTAGACCATTGGAAACGGTGAAACAAGCTGCTGGACAATTGGTGGATAAGTTAAAATCAGGCGATCGTCTTTCTGTGGTTATTTTCGATCATCGTGCCAAAGTATTAATTGCTAATCAACTAATTGAAGACCCCCAAAAAATTAAACGGCAAATTAATCAGTTAAAAGCTGATGGCGGAACAGCAATTGATGAAGGGTTACGCTTGGGAATTGAAGAAATGGCTAAGGGAAAAAAAGATGCTATTTCTCAAGCTTTTCTCTTAACTGATGGTGAAAATGAACACGGTAGTAATGAGAAATGTTTAAAGTTGTCGCAACTGGCAGCAGGTTATAAAATGACGCTGAATTCTTTAGGTTTTGGCGTGCATTGGAACCAAGATGTTTTAGAAAAAATTGCGGATGCTGGCGGCGGTGCTTTGTCTTATATTGAACAACCAGAACAAGCGGCTGATGCTTTTGGTCGATTGTTTAATAGAATTCAATCAGTAGGTTTAACTAATGCTTATTTGCTATTTTCTTTCATGCCGAAAGTTAGGTTAGCGGAATTAAAGCCGATCGCGCAAGTTTTCCCCGATACTATCGAATTACCAGTGCAACCAGAAGGCGATAAATTTTCCGTGCGTTTGGGTGATTTAATGACAGCGCAACAACGAGTAATTTTAGCTAACCTTTATATTGGACAAATGCTCGAAGGTCAACAAACTTTAGCGAATTTACAAATTCGTTATGACGATCCAGTTCAAGGTAAAGAAGGATTACTTTCGCCAGTTTTTCCAGTAACAGGTAATTTTGTCCAGAATTATCAACCTAATTTAAATCCCCAAGTTCAAAAATCAATCTTAGCTTTAGCGAAATATCGCCAAACTCAAATAGCAGAAACAAAATTACAACAAGGCGATCGCACTGGCGCAGCTACCATGTTACAAACTGCCGCTAAAACCGCCCTACAAATGGGAGATAAAGGCGCAGCCACAGTATTACAAACCAGTGCAACTCGCTTACAAGAAGGGCAGGAACTTTCAGAAGCCGATCGCAAAAAAACCCGCATTGTCTCCAAAACAATCTTACAAAACGACCCTTAG
- a CDS encoding ATP-dependent Clp protease proteolytic subunit — MESPIKAVQAPYYGDAFSRTPPPDLPSLLLKERIIYLGLPLFSSDEIKNQVGVDVTELIIAQLLYLQYEDPEKPISIYINSTGTSWYTGDAIGFETEAFAICDTINYIKPPVNTICLGQAMGTAAMILAAGTKGCRASLPHATIVLNQARTGFRGQATDIQIQAREVLENKRAIVDIFAKNTGQSPEKIAKDMERMFYLTPEQAKEYGIIDRVLESSKDLPQPLPAFHG; from the coding sequence ATGGAATCACCTATAAAGGCTGTTCAAGCTCCTTACTACGGAGATGCCTTTTCCCGAACACCCCCACCAGATTTACCTTCCTTATTGTTAAAGGAACGGATTATTTATCTGGGATTGCCGTTATTTTCCTCAGATGAGATTAAAAATCAAGTAGGTGTAGACGTAACCGAGTTAATCATTGCCCAATTGCTTTATTTGCAATACGAAGACCCGGAAAAGCCTATCTCCATCTATATAAATTCTACGGGTACATCCTGGTACACGGGAGATGCGATCGGCTTTGAAACCGAAGCTTTTGCTATTTGCGATACCATCAACTACATTAAGCCCCCAGTTAACACGATTTGTCTAGGTCAGGCAATGGGTACGGCAGCAATGATCCTAGCCGCAGGGACAAAAGGCTGTAGAGCCAGTTTACCCCACGCCACGATCGTACTTAACCAAGCTCGCACCGGATTTCGCGGACAAGCTACAGACATTCAAATTCAAGCGCGGGAAGTTTTGGAAAACAAACGGGCAATAGTTGATATCTTTGCTAAAAATACTGGTCAAAGTCCCGAAAAAATCGCCAAAGATATGGAGCGGATGTTCTACTTAACCCCCGAACAAGCTAAAGAATACGGGATTATCGATCGCGTTTTGGAAAGTTCTAAAGACTTACCCCAACCATTACCAGCATTTCACGGTTAA
- a CDS encoding ATP-dependent Clp protease proteolytic subunit, producing MPIGVPRVPYRFPGEPYTQWINIYDRLALERIIFLSGEVTDGMANSIIARLLYLDSDDQSKDIYIYINSPGGSVTAGLAIYDTMQHVKSNVVTICVGLAASMGSFLLGAGTKGKRLALPHSRIMIHQPSGGTRGQATDIDIEAREILRIRRQLNDIYVKMTGQTLEKIEKDMDRDFFMSAEQAKEYGLIDKVIDDRAAAAETKVEVVR from the coding sequence ATGCCGATCGGCGTTCCTAGAGTCCCCTATCGTTTCCCTGGCGAACCTTATACCCAGTGGATTAATATTTACGATCGTCTTGCTTTAGAAAGAATCATCTTCCTCAGCGGCGAAGTCACAGATGGCATGGCTAACAGCATTATCGCTCGCCTACTCTATCTAGATTCGGACGACCAAAGCAAGGACATTTACATCTACATCAACTCCCCAGGCGGTTCAGTCACCGCAGGTTTAGCCATTTACGACACCATGCAGCACGTTAAATCCAACGTAGTCACGATCTGTGTTGGATTAGCCGCTTCAATGGGTTCTTTCCTCTTAGGTGCAGGGACAAAAGGTAAGCGTCTAGCACTACCTCACTCCCGAATCATGATTCACCAACCCTCCGGCGGTACCAGAGGACAAGCAACTGACATTGACATCGAAGCTAGAGAAATTCTCAGAATTCGTCGTCAACTCAATGATATCTATGTCAAAATGACTGGTCAGACTTTAGAAAAGATTGAAAAAGACATGGATCGTGACTTTTTCATGTCCGCTGAACAGGCAAAAGAATACGGTTTAATTGACAAAGTAATTGACGATCGCGCCGCTGCTGCTGAAACCAAAGTAGAAGTTGTCCGTTAA
- a CDS encoding response regulator — MNISNPVKGKILIADDDDDNRILLSFLIQSEGWEVIEAQDGQEALEKAIKEQPNILLLDNRMPKLTGTKVYETLCEQGMKIPVILLTAYADVQELADSLGICSYLNKPYDISRLMAMIDKCYEESL; from the coding sequence ATGAATATTAGTAATCCAGTAAAAGGTAAAATTCTGATTGCTGATGATGATGACGATAACAGAATCTTACTTTCTTTTCTCATCCAAAGTGAAGGTTGGGAAGTAATAGAAGCACAAGATGGACAAGAAGCTTTAGAAAAAGCTATAAAAGAACAACCCAACATTCTTTTATTAGATAACCGAATGCCCAAATTAACTGGAACAAAAGTTTATGAAACATTATGCGAGCAGGGGATGAAAATTCCAGTTATTTTGCTGACAGCTTATGCGGATGTCCAAGAATTAGCTGATTCTTTGGGGATTTGTTCTTATTTAAACAAGCCTTATGATATTTCTCGTTTGATGGCGATGATCGATAAGTGTTATGAAGAATCGCTTTAG